AATTAGGCTAGTGTTAGAACTTAGAATTGATGGCACTCATTTAGGGAATTAATTGAGAATTCTCTCTGTAACAGCTTCTTTATGAAACATGTCTCTGTGTATGGCTCTTATCCTACTATGAACCGGCAATTGAATACTTGACTACCTCAAGAACCCTTCCTTCTCTTGTTGATGTTGTTAAGAGTTCTACAAAAGAGAAGGTATTGCTGATTCCTTTAGGTTATACAAttcatctcttcttctttttccctTGCAAAAAAGTTATACCTTCTAGTGTTAGCTGAATTAATTTGAgctttttgttatattttaggCTAGCAATTACATATGCTTATAACTTTTCCTAGGTGATctgatatttttatttcttgttttgctgaTTTTTGTCAGGTTGTTAGAGTTGTTGTCCTTACCTTTAAGAACTTGCTATCAAAAGGGACATTGGCTGCTCAAATGATTGACCTTCAGCTACCACAAGTTGTTCAGAGTTTGAAAGCACAAGCATGGAGTGATGAGGTGAGagcatgaaaatttgaaggacTTACATTGATTTTTCCtaatgtaaatttatttttatgcaaATTGAATTAACTATTAGTATGAGTTATGTGGACATCAGTCACCGGAAGTCatttttatttacatttttCCATTAGAGCATTTTTGCGTAATTATTCTAGAATTATTTATTAGTAttggaaaaattaattttcaaagtacacaacaacaacaaagccttatcCCACTAGTTCTCTATACAATATTAAGTAAAATTGCTTTTATGTGTGATGTTATTGCAAAAATGCATTCTGTTTGTGTACATGGCTGTTAtttcaatgaggatgagttggTAAATTAGATCCTGGTTGTTTTAACCAAACATCAGTTTATTCCGAAAATGTATTTTGAGAGTCAAAAATGCGTTTTTGGAAATGTGAGATATAGTTGGCATTAatcaattctctctctctctctctctctctctctctctctctctctctctctctctctctctctctccaaaaAACAAATATCTTTATTTTGAAGCACGTACATTTCTTGCTACTTCATAGGACTTGTTGGAGGGATTGAATTACCTGGAGGATGGGCTTAAGGATAGCATTAAGAAATTAAGTTCTTTTGATGTGTATAAGCAAGAAGTTCTCCTTGGCAATCTGGATTGGTCTCCCATGCACAAAGATCCCATATTTTGGCGAGATAATATTGCCCATTTTGAAGAGAATGACTTCCAGGTATCTCTGCATTTCCTCTTCCTTTCATGCATCATTTCTTATTGCTAATGCTGGATTGAGGGAAATTAATTTCTCTCATTTATggatttaatattttattgctTTATTGTTTCATAATATTATATTACGTTGCCTACAATGATTTAGTATTCACCTTGGTGGAAATCATTAGTACTGATCACTGAATACTACTTGGCTGGTTAGCATACGAATGTGTTCTTTTAGTTTGCTATTATTAGGATACACAACATGTAAACTACTTGATGATTTACTCAATGATATACTTTGAATTGTATGAAGGTTAGCTTCCATGTCTAAGCATTGTAGAGTAATTGATTAAGCCACGTGCTATTAGATGGAAGGTTTTCATAATTGTGTTTGGATTGTTGTTGTATGATCCATATTGACCTGGTTAGCCTGGAAAAACCAATGAACTAGTCTCTTGGCCAGTTCAGCTGTAGTTTTAGACCAAATTCACACTCATCCAGTCAAACCCAGCCACAACCTGTATGACCTGGTCAACTAAGACTTGGTGTAGTCCTGACACGTGTTATGGAATTTAATAGTAAATGGGACACACAATTGCCGTAATCtgtttaattttaagtttagtgcCAAGTATATAATTAATTCAAGTATAGACGTGGTCCAACTGAAAAAGAATGTTGCAACATGCTTTGGATTTTGGAAGGACATCTTCAGACATTGAAAATGACATGCATGCTTTTTGTTGACTTGATCCGTACTCCCATCACATGCTAACAAATCATTTTGTTCAAAACTATACATATAATGACAATGGATTTATGATCTTTTTACTCCTAACTTAATTACTTTCATGGATCCTATGAGACGTGATCATTTTATTACAAACATGGATGTCTCTTTTACCACAAGAGTGACATGGACAAAGCATTTTATAGCAATTACCTTTCAGCAATGCTTTAAAAGTTAAGAATTATGACATAATCTCATTGCatattaatattttcaaaaaagtgGAAAACACAGTGATTCATTCATCTTTGTAAATTGCAGATTATAAGGGTTCTAATAACAATTTTGGACACTGGTAGCAATCCAAGGACTTTGGCTGTTGCTTGCTTTGACCTTTCGCAGTTCATCCAGCACCATCCTTCTGGGCGTCTCATTGTGGCGGACCTCAAGGCGAAGGAACGAGTAATGAAACTAATGAATCATGAGAATGCTGAAGTTACTAAGAATGCGCTGCTCTGCATCCAAAGACTTTTCTTAGGTGCAAAGTATGCCAGCTTCTTGCAGGCTTAGCTCTATTTCATTGGAGTGGAATAGTGTATGCATTACATTCCACAACTTTTGCTATTTCGTGATTCGGAGGGTTCTATCCTGTACAAGGTTCATTCTTTGCAGcttcattttatttattatattctgTTGCCGCTAAGGTTCGAGCTTAA
The genomic region above belongs to Arachis stenosperma cultivar V10309 chromosome 5, arast.V10309.gnm1.PFL2, whole genome shotgun sequence and contains:
- the LOC130982711 gene encoding V-type proton ATPase subunit H-like; the protein is MEHAELSTEQVLRRDIPWETYVSTKLISGTTLQLLRRYDHRSETHRAQLLHEDGPAYVRMFVHVLRDIFKEETNPKRARLFHDKTLADEDTYEPFLRLLWRGNWFIQEKSCKILALIVSARPKNQNGGVVNSESNSKKAFTTIEDVLGGLVKWLCEQLKKPSHPARGVPTAINCLATLLKEHVVRSSFVQADGIKLLVPLISPASTQQSIQLLYETCLCVWLLSYYEPAIEYLTTSRTLPSLVDVVKSSTKEKVVRVVVLTFKNLLSKGTLAAQMIDLQLPQVVQSLKAQAWSDEDLLEGLNYLEDGLKDSIKKLSSFDVYKQEVLLGNLDWSPMHKDPIFWRDNIAHFEENDFQIIRVLITILDTGSNPRTLAVACFDLSQFIQHHPSGRLIVADLKAKERVMKLMNHENAEVTKNALLCIQRLFLGAKYASFLQA